The Streptomyces rimosus genomic interval GGGGAGCAGGGTGCACAGCTGCGTGGTGGTCAGGGCCCGGCCGCCGGACAGGGCGTGCACGATGCGCAGGCGTACGGGGTGCAGGAGCAGGTCGACCGTATCCATGGGCGTACGCTCTCACAGGTGATACCTTTCTCAAACTTGAGAACGTAGCCGGGCACGTTCCGGCCCACCGAGGAGAGAACGATGGCCTGCACACCGCCCCCGTTAGGACACCTGCACGACCTCGGCGACGGCCGCCGTCTGCTGCTGCACCGCTCCGGCACCGGGGGCCCGACCGCGGTGTTCCTGGCGGGGGCGGGCATGATGAGCCTGGACTACCTGAACATCCACCGGCGCGTCGCCGAGCGGACCACGGCCGTCCTCTACGATCGCGGCGGCAACGGCTGGAGCCACCCCGCCGAACTGCCCCGCACCGCCGCCGAAGTGACCGAGGAACTGCGCGAACTCCTGCACGCCGCCGGGGTCCCCGGGCCCTACCTGCTGATCGGCCACTCCCTCGGCGGGGCCTACGCGCGCCACTACGCCAGGTGCTTCCCGGCCGAGGTGGCCGGCCTGCTCCTGCTCGACCCCTTCCACGAAGACATGGTGGTCCGCGCTCCCCAGCGGGCACGGGAGATGCTCGACGCGATGCTGGACCAGATGGCGGCCCAGGAGGCGGCCGAGTTCACACCGGAACAGGTGGCGCAGGCCCGCGTCACGATGCTCGAACACTTCGCCAGCTGGCCGGAGTCGGTGCGCGGCCCCCTGGTCGACCGGCACCTCGCCACCTGGCGGGCCGCCGGGCGCGAGAACCAGAACCTGTACGACAAGGTCGCCGACGAACTCCGCACCGCACCCGCCACTCCCGACGTGCCGCTGATCGTGCTGACGGCCATGGGGCACGACGCCACACAGGCCCACCTGTGGCCCGCGGAACTGCTCGGCGAGATCAACGAACTCAAGCGGAGGCTGCACGCCGAGGTGGCCGCCGAGTCCCCGCGCGGGGAGCAGCGGGTCCTCGGCGACGCGGGGCACGGGTGGCTGCACGAGGAGCGGGCCGACGCGGTGCTTCAGGCTGTCGAGGACCTGATCATCCGGGCGCGTTGAGGCCGGAGGGCCACTCCGCACGGGAGGTGACGGCGCGTCAGCAGGGGGAGATGAGGCGGAAGACCGCGTTTTCCGGCTCTCTGGGGTGGTGGGTTTACGCCAGGCCCGGTGGGAGCCAGGGTGTACCGGTAGGCGGACAGGGGCCGCTGGGGTGTGTGCGGTGGGGATTCCGGTGTTGCCACGGCTCGCGGGCGCGACCGGGCGGGTGCCCGGCGGGGGCCGTTACTCGTTGTCGCGAGTCCGGTGTCGTCGCTGTATGCCCGCTCGGCACATCTGGCACATGCGTCACAGGCGGAGTGGCGTCTCCGTGTCCGGCCTGGGGGTTCACCTCTTCCGGTGGCAGCAACGGCGATGGGCAGGAGGGGCGTTCGCCGTCGCTGTGCGTTCGGGGCGACCCGGCTGTGCAGTGCCTCGCGCGCTTCGGCGAAGGTCGGGCCACTCACGGCGGGGGACATTCCGGTCGGCACCCGTATTCGGCCGCTTCATGGAAATCCAGCCGCCACCACGCCATTTGGGGCATGGCCAGACCTTTTCGGTCGAAAAAACAGGTTCTCCCGGAACCGCCCCAAAGGGCGGATCACGCCTTACGCTCCCTGGTCATGCGCAGAACAACGAGCATCTTCAGCAGGGCCGGCCTCGCCGCCCTCCTCGCCCTCGTCGTCTCCGTTCTCGGCCTGGGCGCCGCGTCCCCCGCGTCCGCCGCCGACACCCCGGCGCTGGCCTTCACCGTCGACAAGACGCAGGCCACGCCCGGCTCGGACGTCACGCTGACCATGACGTTCACCAACACCGGCACCGCCGATGTGCGCTTCGTGTGGCAGTCCTTCCAGCCCACGTGGGAGACCTCTTCGACGAGCGGTCTGAAGTACACCTGGAAGACCTGTACCGCTGACCCCGGCGTGACCTGCAAGGCGGGCGCGGGCGCCACGTACTCCGTGCCGATCGCCCCCGGCGCCACCCGTAAGGTCACCATGACCTACACCATCGGCGCCGACTCCTCCTGCGGCTACCCCGACGTCGCCTTCTACTCGTACATCTACACCGAGTTCGGCGGCGGCCAGCCCGCCAAGGAGGGCACCTTCTTCACCCCCGCCACCCGCGTGATCTGCCCGACCACTCCCCCGGCGGGTGCCCAGGCCTGACCCGGGCCGCACGACTGGCACGACCCGCGCGTTCCGCACGGTCCGGCCCCGCCGCACCGGCGCGGCCCCCCAGACGCGCGCCCCGTCCCCATTCAGCTTCCCGCTCCTTCGGTCCAGGGCCGTGGCCACGCCCCTGGACCGGAGGGGCGGTCGTCGTTCCCGGTGGGAGCGTGCGGCATCCGGGCGACGGGGGCGACACGACGATCGTTCGGTGGTTGTACGGCTTTCTGATATCTGCGGGCCATAGTGGGCGTTCCGCACCCATGGGACCGTTGCCGGAACGTCTGGGGGGATCGTGAAGAATCGATTCGTTCGCACACGGGCGGTACTGACGGCGCTGACGGCATGGGGCGTACTGGCCGGAAGCGGAGTGGCGGCAGGGGCCACCGCCACGGACAGCGGCACTCCGCGCCTAGGGCGGGCAGTAGGCGTCGCGCCAGGGGTGACGTACCGCGCCTTCGACCTAGTGGTGGGGCGCGGCACCGCGCACGGCCACCTCGTGACGGTGGACCTGACCGACCGCCGGACGACGGTGGACCTGCTGTACCCCGGCGCGGTCGGTGCGCGCTCCCCGGTCTCCCGGCTGGCCGACGCGCGGGCCGCGGTGGCCGCCGTCAACGCGGACTTCTTCAACATCACCGAGACCCAGCACCCCGGCGTGGAGGCGACCGGCGCCCCCGTGGGCCCGGCCATCGCCTCCGGGCAGCACCTGAAGGCGGCGGTGCCCGACGGGCAGCGCTTCGGCCCGGCGCTGCCGCCCGGCACGAACACCCGCGACGTCATCGGCGTCGGCTACGACCGGCGCGCCCGCCTGGACCGGCTGTCCCTGCGCGGCACCGTGCTGACCGCCGACGGCGCGCTGCCGCTGAAGGGCCTGAACCAGTACGCGCTGCCGGTGAACGGCATCGGCGCGTTCACCTCCAAGTGGGGGCCCACCTCGCGCGTCCGGGCGACCTGCGGCACGGACACCGACCGGGCGGCGCCGTGCAGTACGGAGACGTACGAGGTCACGGTCCGGGGCGGCCGGGTGGCCGGGGTCGCTCAGGTGCCGGGCCGGGGCGGCATCGCCCGCGGTACGACGGCGCTCGTCGGCCGGGAGGAAGGCGCCCGGCAGCTGCGCAAGCTGCACATCGGCGACCGGGTACGGATCGGCCACCGGCTGACCGCCCGCAAGCCCGGACCGCTGCGCTTCGCCGTCGGCGGCTTCCCCATCGTCCGCAACGCGGAGCCGCTGACCGGCCTGGACACCGTCACCCCGGCCGTCCGCACCTCCGCGGGCATCGGCGCGCACGGCCGCCGGCTGCTGCTGCTCGCGCTGGACGGCGCGCCGGGCCGGGCGGGCATGACCGTACGCGAACTGGCCGACCTGATGGACCGGCTGGGCGCCCGCGACGCGGTCAACCTGGACGGCGGCGGCTCCTCCACGCTGGTCACACGCGAGCCGGGCAGCCCGGGCGCGACGGTCCGCAACCACCCCTCGGGCGGCGCGGAGCGGCCGGTGCCGAATGCGATCGGGGTCTTCGCGCGGGGGTGACGCCGTGGCGGCGCTCAGGGCCGCACGCTGCTCACCACATCCGCCGCCCCGGACAGCCCGTTCTGGATGTCCGGGGCCAGGCTGCTGCCCGCCAGGTAGAAACCGAGCAGCATGCAGACGAGGGCGTGTGTGAATTTCAGGCGTCCACTGCGCAGGAAGACGACGGTCAGTACGACGAGCAGCACGACGACCGAGATCGAAAGAGCCACGACAAACCTCCTCACCCGCCGCCCGAACGGACGACAACGGGCGCCAGTTTGGCGTATTCGGCGCCTTTCCCCGGGTTTTCACGGGTGCGCCATGCGGGTGATCACTGCGGGTCACCGGACGGCGGCCCTGCTCTCCGGCCGTATTCCCGCGTTCCATACGGGTGAGCGGCGGGGAGAATCGCAGCCTCCTTGAGTGGCTGACCTTCGATTTCAGGACATTGGTCCCGGACCTTCGGCGGCCCGGTCCGGGTTGCGCACCCCATATATTCGTGGCATGAGCACATCGCGGGGGCGGCGCGCGCTGCGCCGCTGGATACCGAACCAGCACGGCGCCTGGGCCATGCTGCTCGTACCGTTCCTGGCAGGCGCCCTGCTGGGTGGGTTCGTCGGCCGGCACGCCCTGCTGTTGCCCGCGTGGCTGCTGGCCTATTGCACGGCCTTCCACGGCCAGCAATACGTCCGGCTGCGCCGCCTTTCCCGTAATCCCCGTGCGCCGCGCCGGCATCTGGCGCCGCTGGCCGGATTCGGGGCGGCATTCGTTCTGTGTGCCGTACCGCTCGCCGTGGCGCATCCCTGGCTGTTGCTCGCCGCGTTGTGCGCGGCGCCTTTCTTCGCCGTGAATATCGTGTACGCGTACCGCAACGAGGAACGCGCCACGGTCAACGGAATCATCGCGGTGGTGCCCGCCTGCGGAATGCTGCTCGTCTCGGACCGGCTGGGCAGCGGCACGGTCGATTCGGGCGCGTGGACGGCCGCCGTGGCCTGTCTGCTGTATTTCACCGGGACCGTGCTCTACGTGAAGACGATGATCCGCGAGCGCGGGAGCGAGGCGTTCCGGGTGGCGTCGGCCGTCTATCACGGGCTCGCGGTGGTGGCCGCAGTGTCACTGGACCCGTGGCTGGCGGTCCCGTTCGTGGTGTTCCTGCTGCGGGCCGTGGCGATGCCGGGGCGGGGCGTACGGGTGGCGGTGGTCGGTGCCGTCGAGGTGCTGTGTTCGGTGCTGCTGCTGGCCTTCATCGTGTGCGGCCATCTGTTTCCCTGCTGAGGTCCCGCGGCGCGGGCGAAGGCGCCTGCCGCGCCGGGGCGGTCTCCCCCGCCGTCAGGTCCCCCGCAGTCCGGCCCTTGGCGTGCCTGATCTGCGCGTAGACGTGAGCGCGCAGTTCGGCGAAGCGCGGGGCGGAGCGGGTGGTGATCTGGTCGCGGTCGGCCGGCAGGTCGACGGCGAGGTCCTCCTGGACGACGGTGGGCGCCGAGGACAGTACGACCACCCGCCGCCCCAGGTAGACCGCCTCGTCGATGTCGTGGGTGACCAGCAGCGTCGTCACCCCGAGCCGGCGCCACAGGGTGAGCAGCAGGTCCTCCAGCTCGGCGCGGGTCTGCGCGTCCACGGCGGCGAACGGCTCGTCCATCAGGAGCACCTGGGGCTCGTACGCGATGGCACGGGCGATGGCGACGCGCTGCTGCATGCCGCCGGACAACTGCCACGGGTGGGCCGCCGCGGCGTCGGCCAGGCCGACGGCGGACAGCGCCCCTTCGACCAGTTCGCGGCGGCGCGGCGCGGGGACCTTCTTCTCGCGCAAGGGGAGTTCGACGTTCTTGCGCACCGTCATCCAGGGGAAGAGGCTGCGCCCGTACTCCTGGAAGACGACGGCCATGCCCGGGGGCGGGCCGGTGACGCGGCGGCCCGCGACGCGTACCTCGCCGGCCGTGGGGGACAGCAGCCCGGCGACGCACTTGAGCAGGGTCGTCTTGCCGCATCCGGACGGCCCGACGACGCAGACGAGGTCGCCGTCGGCCACCTGAAAGTCGATCTTGCGCAGCGCCTCGACGCCGCCGCGCCCTTCGTACGTCTTGCCCAGACCGGTGATCTCAAGCATGCCGCCCCCGCTCCTCGCCGCGCGCCAAGTGCCAGGCCAGTATGCGGCGTTCGGCGGCCCGGAAGGCGAGCGAGAGGCCGAATCCGAGCAGTCCGAGGACGACGATGCCGCTCCACATCTCGGGGATGGCGAAGCCGCGCTGGAAGAGGACGACGGTGTGGCCGATGCCCGAGGTGCTGGCGAACATCTCCCCGATGACCATGAGGATGATGCCGATGGACAGGGCCTGCCGCAGGCCCGCCATGATCTGCGGGCTCGCCGCCGGCAGCACCAGGTGGCGCAGCCGGGCGGGCCCGCGCAGCCCGAAGCAGCGGCCGGTGTCGGCCAGCACCTCGTCCACGGCGCGGACGCCCTCGACGGTGTTCAGCAGCACGGGCCAGACGCAGCCGGAGACGATGACCAGCACCTTCATCGTGGTGTCCAGGCCCGCGAGCAGCATGATCAGGGGCACCAGGACCGGCGGCGGCACGGCGCGGAAGAACTCCAGTACGGGTTCGGCGGCGGCCCGCAGGGTGCGCGAGGAGCCGATGGCCACACCGAGGCCGACGCCGAGCAGCCCGGCCAGCGCGTAGCCCGTGAGCAGCCGCCCCACGCTGGGCAGCACGTCCTCGGTGATCCGGTCGGAGAACCACACCTCGGTGAAGGCGGTGGCGACCCGGCCGGGCGTCGGCAGGTAGAAGGTGGGCTCGGCCACGCTGTAGGCCCACCAGCCGAGGATCAGCAGGACGGGCAGGCCCAGGACGCGCAGCAGGCGCAGGGCCGTGCGCCTCAGCAGTCCCGTACGCCGCAGCGGCCCCGCGGGCCGCTTTCCCGCCGCGCTCACCGGGCCTGCCGGGCTCACCGCGCCA includes:
- a CDS encoding alpha/beta hydrolase, which produces MACTPPPLGHLHDLGDGRRLLLHRSGTGGPTAVFLAGAGMMSLDYLNIHRRVAERTTAVLYDRGGNGWSHPAELPRTAAEVTEELRELLHAAGVPGPYLLIGHSLGGAYARHYARCFPAEVAGLLLLDPFHEDMVVRAPQRAREMLDAMLDQMAAQEAAEFTPEQVAQARVTMLEHFASWPESVRGPLVDRHLATWRAAGRENQNLYDKVADELRTAPATPDVPLIVLTAMGHDATQAHLWPAELLGEINELKRRLHAEVAAESPRGEQRVLGDAGHGWLHEERADAVLQAVEDLIIRAR
- a CDS encoding phosphodiester glycosidase family protein, which codes for MKNRFVRTRAVLTALTAWGVLAGSGVAAGATATDSGTPRLGRAVGVAPGVTYRAFDLVVGRGTAHGHLVTVDLTDRRTTVDLLYPGAVGARSPVSRLADARAAVAAVNADFFNITETQHPGVEATGAPVGPAIASGQHLKAAVPDGQRFGPALPPGTNTRDVIGVGYDRRARLDRLSLRGTVLTADGALPLKGLNQYALPVNGIGAFTSKWGPTSRVRATCGTDTDRAAPCSTETYEVTVRGGRVAGVAQVPGRGGIARGTTALVGREEGARQLRKLHIGDRVRIGHRLTARKPGPLRFAVGGFPIVRNAEPLTGLDTVTPAVRTSAGIGAHGRRLLLLALDGAPGRAGMTVRELADLMDRLGARDAVNLDGGGSSTLVTREPGSPGATVRNHPSGGAERPVPNAIGVFARG
- a CDS encoding YwiC-like family protein is translated as MSTSRGRRALRRWIPNQHGAWAMLLVPFLAGALLGGFVGRHALLLPAWLLAYCTAFHGQQYVRLRRLSRNPRAPRRHLAPLAGFGAAFVLCAVPLAVAHPWLLLAALCAAPFFAVNIVYAYRNEERATVNGIIAVVPACGMLLVSDRLGSGTVDSGAWTAAVACLLYFTGTVLYVKTMIRERGSEAFRVASAVYHGLAVVAAVSLDPWLAVPFVVFLLRAVAMPGRGVRVAVVGAVEVLCSVLLLAFIVCGHLFPC
- a CDS encoding ABC transporter ATP-binding protein; this encodes MLEITGLGKTYEGRGGVEALRKIDFQVADGDLVCVVGPSGCGKTTLLKCVAGLLSPTAGEVRVAGRRVTGPPPGMAVVFQEYGRSLFPWMTVRKNVELPLREKKVPAPRRRELVEGALSAVGLADAAAAHPWQLSGGMQQRVAIARAIAYEPQVLLMDEPFAAVDAQTRAELEDLLLTLWRRLGVTTLLVTHDIDEAVYLGRRVVVLSSAPTVVQEDLAVDLPADRDQITTRSAPRFAELRAHVYAQIRHAKGRTAGDLTAGETAPARQAPSPAPRDLSRETDGRTR
- a CDS encoding ABC transporter permease, which translates into the protein MSPAGPVSAAGKRPAGPLRRTGLLRRTALRLLRVLGLPVLLILGWWAYSVAEPTFYLPTPGRVATAFTEVWFSDRITEDVLPSVGRLLTGYALAGLLGVGLGVAIGSSRTLRAAAEPVLEFFRAVPPPVLVPLIMLLAGLDTTMKVLVIVSGCVWPVLLNTVEGVRAVDEVLADTGRCFGLRGPARLRHLVLPAASPQIMAGLRQALSIGIILMVIGEMFASTSGIGHTVVLFQRGFAIPEMWSGIVVLGLLGFGLSLAFRAAERRILAWHLARGEERGRHA